One Lucilia cuprina isolate Lc7/37 chromosome 4, ASM2204524v1, whole genome shotgun sequence DNA segment encodes these proteins:
- the LOC111678635 gene encoding guanine nucleotide-binding protein-like 3 homolog, translated as MALKRLKTKKSKRMTGKLKHKIEKKVRDHNRKIKREAKKNPKKGSKKQKLIQIPNICPFKEDILKEVEEAKKRKEEERIKRREAYKLEKDQNRFKSLEALVDDADVRGTVHSIMHENETGKNEKLYKESGSKEQSLKQYFKEFKKVLENADVVLEVVDARDPLGTRCTEVERAVRSAHGNKRLVLILNKADLVPKENLNAWLKYFRRLGPVTAFKASTQDQNTKLGRRKFNQMNSEKAMQGSMCVGAELLMSMLGNYCRNKGIKTSIRVGVVGIPNVGKSSIINSLTRGKTCSVGCTPGVTRAMQEVELDSKIKLIDCPGIVFTSSGNNENMPAVLKNAQRVGDVKDPFTVAESVLKRASKEYFCKLYDITEYDTFEEFFAKKAARMGKFLKKGVPDVVAAARSVLNDWNTGKIKYCTQPPEVLENNDVHVSASIVHAEAREFDVDNFEAMETDILNNFDVKKDEVMEITSTGPVEYKAPKDDDEEEEPNTIIDESEVHSKGKKRKVDEDGNRKPKTDPTMELEGNQTLNKNIKEQLKKKKKQNARNEKKVAKIADVLDNFSLSTSNDDKDDKYDFDEDYVIE; from the exons atggctttaaaacgtttaaaaa ctaaaaaatCAAAACGTATGACGGGAAAACTTAAGcataaaattgagaaaaaagtaCGGGATcacaatagaaaaataaaacgtgAAGCAAAAAAGAATCCAAAAAAGGGgagtaaaaaacaaaagttgatACAGATTCCAAATATCTGCCCATTTAAGGAAGATATCTTGAAGGAAGTGGAAGAGGCCAAAAAGCGAAAGGAGGAGGAGCGCATAAAGAGACGTGAGGCTTATAAATTAGAAAAGGATCAAAATAGATTCAAATCTCTTGAGGCATTGGTAGATGATGCTGATGTCCGTGGAACAGTGCATTCAATAATGCATGAAAATGAAACTGGAAAAAATGAG AAACTTTACAAAGAATCAGGATCTAAGGAACAATCTCTAAAACAATACTTTAAAGAgttcaaaaaagttttagaaaatgccGATGTTGTATTGGAAGTTGTAGATGCTCGTGATCCCCTAGGTACCCGCTGCACAGAAGTTGAACGTGCCGTGCGTTCGGCTCACGGCAACAAACGACTCGTTTTGATATTAAATAAAGCCGATTTGGtccctaaagaaaatttaaacgcCTGGTTAAAATATTTCAGGCGTTTGGGTCCCGTAACTGCTTTTAAAGCATCCACCCAGGATCAAAACACAAAATTAGGAAGGCGCAAATTCAATCAAATGAACTCTGAAAAGGCTATGCAAGGATCGATGTGTGTTGGAGCCGAGTTGCTGATGTCTATGCTGGGTAATTATTGCCGTAATAAAGGCATTAAAACATCCATACGTGTAGGTGTTGTTGGTATACCAAATGTAGGAAAGAGTTCTATTATTAATTCTCTCACGCGTGGAAAAACATGTTCTGTTGGATGTACACCAGGTGTTACTAG agcAATGCAAGAAGTGGAATTGGattctaaaataaaacttattgatTGCCCTGGTATTGTGTTTACAAGTTCgggtaataatgaaaatatgccAGCAGTTTTAAAAAATGCTCAACGTGTGGGAGATGTAAAAGATCCTTTTACTGTCGctgaaagtgttttaaaaagagcaagcaaagaatatttttgtaaattgtatgaTATCACTGAGTATGACACATTTGAGGAATTCTTTGCTAAGAAAGCCGCTAGAATGg gaaaatttttaaagaaaggaGTACCTGATGTTGTTGCCGCAGCTCGTAGCGTTCTAAATGATTGGAATACTGGAAAAATTAAGTATTGCACTCAACCACCAGAAGTTTTAGAAAACAATGATGTCCATGTGAGTGCTTCTATTGTACATGCAGAGGCTCGCGAATTCGATGTTGACAATTTCGAAGCAATGGAaactgatattttaaataattttgatgttAAAAAAGATGAAGTAATGGAAATAACTTCTACGGGTCCCGTAGAATATAAAGCACCAAAAGATGATGATGAGGAAGAAGAGCCAAACACCATTATTGATGAAAGCGAAGTTCATAGTAAAGGAAAGAAGCGCAAAGTAGATGAAGATGGTAATAGAAAACCAAAAACAGATCCCACAATGGAATTAGAGG gaaatcaaacacttaacaaaaacattaaagaacaattaaagaaaaagaagaaacaaaatgCACGCAATGAAAAGAAAGTTGCTAAAATTGCAGATGTTCTGGATAACTTCAGCCTAAGTACATCAAATGATGATAAGGATGATAAATATGACTTTGATGAAGACTACGTAATTGAATAA